One part of the Bradyrhizobium sp. CB1650 genome encodes these proteins:
- a CDS encoding type III polyketide synthase, with protein MKHAAALVSLATSVPPHLLHQEQVLAAARNILSHRYPEFETLSSIFANTGVINRYGVKPIEWYFEQRGWPERTVAFLEGAEALFIDVARKAIERAALTASDIDTVITVCSTGIATPSLEARVAGKIGFRSDVSRVPVFGLGCAGGVTGLSIASRLAQARPGTNVLLVAIELCTLAVRHDELTKANIVAASLFGDGAAAVVLRAGDGGATRITGTGEHLWPDTLDVMGWKIDPEGFGVIFQRTIPDFVRTNMSPAISGILALMDLSIGDVDRFICHPGGTKVVLALEAALVLNQGALNHERSVLADYGNMSAPTVLFVLERAQADGLPPRSLLTSLGPGFTASCVALQHLA; from the coding sequence ATGAAGCACGCGGCCGCTTTGGTGTCATTGGCGACGTCAGTTCCCCCACATTTGCTTCATCAAGAGCAGGTGCTGGCGGCGGCCCGGAACATCCTCAGCCATCGCTATCCCGAGTTCGAAACTCTCTCCAGCATTTTCGCAAATACCGGCGTCATCAACCGCTACGGCGTCAAACCGATCGAGTGGTATTTCGAACAGCGTGGCTGGCCGGAACGTACCGTGGCCTTTCTGGAAGGAGCAGAAGCTCTGTTCATCGATGTCGCACGTAAGGCAATCGAACGGGCTGCGCTGACAGCAAGCGATATCGATACCGTCATCACGGTTTGCTCGACGGGGATCGCAACGCCGAGCCTCGAGGCCCGTGTCGCCGGGAAGATTGGATTCCGATCCGATGTATCGCGCGTACCGGTATTCGGGCTGGGCTGCGCGGGCGGTGTAACAGGCCTCTCGATTGCATCGCGGCTGGCGCAAGCACGGCCCGGCACCAACGTGCTCCTCGTCGCGATTGAGCTTTGCACGCTGGCCGTTCGTCACGACGAGTTGACCAAGGCAAACATCGTTGCCGCCAGCCTGTTCGGCGACGGCGCCGCCGCCGTCGTGCTGCGGGCCGGCGATGGTGGCGCGACGCGCATCACGGGGACCGGCGAGCATCTCTGGCCGGACACGCTGGACGTCATGGGATGGAAGATTGATCCGGAAGGGTTCGGGGTAATCTTTCAGCGAACAATTCCGGATTTCGTCAGGACCAATATGAGTCCGGCCATCAGCGGAATTCTCGCTTTGATGGATCTTTCGATTGGCGATGTCGATCGCTTCATATGCCATCCCGGCGGCACCAAGGTTGTGCTCGCGCTGGAGGCAGCTCTGGTCCTCAATCAGGGCGCGCTTAACCATGAACGCAGCGTTCTTGCGGATTATGGAAATATGTCGGCTCCGACGGTGTTGTTTGTGCTCGAACGCGCCCAGGCGGACGGCCTTCCGCCTAGATCACTCCTGACCTCGCTCGGACCAGGCTTCACTGCAAGCTGCGTCGCATTGCAGCACCTGGCGTGA
- a CDS encoding cytochrome P450 has product MEGYLPISHDDIIDPVLYSDEGRLHRMLSELRHTDPVRWTEPSNYRPFWALTKHADVMEVERQSSQFIVGPRNRLVTVEEEERVKAKTGGKPLMRTLPTMDDPDHRKYRNVSRRWFQPGSLQALELQLASLSKEYVDLMEAANGEIDFVRQVSVWFPLRVIMLILGLPEQDAEMMHRLTSQLFSPHDPDTARQTDGHAIAEAGAELFAYYRDVLEERRKNPRGDLASEIANATVDDAPINDHEALSYFVSITAAGHETTAGAIAGGIHALSASPDQYKLLRSNPNLLAKAVEEILRYVSPVRSFMRVAVNDYELRGQRIRGGQSVLMIYPSANRDEEVFEDPHAFNIERSSNEHIAFGFGPHVCIGLALARLEMKHFLKEFVTRINHVELAQPTIWVKNNFLGGPKRMKVSCTFAN; this is encoded by the coding sequence ATGGAGGGATATTTGCCGATTTCGCACGACGATATCATCGATCCCGTATTGTATTCGGACGAGGGCCGGCTGCATCGGATGCTTTCTGAGCTCCGCCACACCGACCCCGTGCGCTGGACAGAGCCGTCGAACTATCGGCCGTTCTGGGCGCTGACCAAACATGCCGATGTTATGGAAGTGGAGCGACAGAGTTCACAATTCATCGTCGGACCGCGCAATCGGCTTGTCACCGTCGAAGAAGAGGAGCGGGTCAAGGCCAAGACCGGTGGGAAGCCGCTGATGCGAACCCTCCCGACCATGGACGATCCGGATCATCGCAAGTACCGAAACGTCAGCCGTCGCTGGTTTCAGCCTGGCAGCCTTCAGGCACTGGAGCTCCAGCTGGCGTCGCTGTCCAAAGAATACGTGGACTTGATGGAGGCGGCCAATGGTGAAATCGATTTCGTGCGGCAAGTGAGCGTTTGGTTCCCACTCCGGGTCATCATGCTCATTCTCGGCTTGCCTGAACAGGATGCCGAGATGATGCATCGACTGACGAGCCAGCTGTTCAGCCCACACGATCCGGATACCGCACGCCAGACCGACGGTCACGCGATCGCCGAGGCCGGCGCCGAACTGTTTGCCTACTACAGGGATGTTCTCGAGGAGCGGCGAAAGAATCCGCGCGGCGATCTCGCCTCCGAAATTGCAAATGCGACAGTCGACGACGCGCCGATCAATGACCATGAGGCGCTGTCTTACTTTGTTTCGATTACGGCTGCTGGTCACGAGACGACTGCAGGGGCGATTGCGGGAGGCATTCACGCCCTTTCGGCAAGCCCGGACCAGTACAAACTGCTTCGGTCGAACCCCAATCTTCTGGCGAAAGCGGTCGAAGAGATCCTGAGATATGTATCCCCAGTCCGAAGCTTCATGCGGGTGGCCGTGAACGATTACGAACTGCGCGGGCAGCGGATAAGGGGCGGCCAGTCGGTCCTAATGATCTATCCGTCGGCCAATCGGGACGAAGAGGTCTTCGAGGATCCGCACGCGTTCAATATTGAGAGATCAAGCAACGAGCATATCGCCTTCGGCTTTGGCCCGCATGTGTGCATCGGTCTGGCACTCGCTCGACTGGAAATGAAACATTTCCTGAAGGAGTTCGTGACCCGCATCAACCATGTCGAACTCGCACAGCCAACTATCTGGGTGAAGAACAACTTTCTTGGCGGCCCGAAGCGAATGAAAGTAAGTTGCACCTTTGCGAATTGA
- a CDS encoding HlyD family secretion protein gives MVSTGQASPKRHGAEKPVPEGGSRGTQDKVHPLMRHPPEARDSPDTDAAAEPAAKERLSGREWSGEPHQLPASLVPKRSRKRIVIFALLPVALIAGGYLYVTGGAVMSTDNAYVQADTVGLSTDVSGIVTEVLVHDNQTVAKGDVLFKLDDLPFRLALDRAEAQIGTTRNDLLALQASYRNMQTQVEQARIDVDYHNVNFKRQQQLITNDFTPRATFDAARNTLQASQQKLASLEARLAGIAANLNGNPDAPIEDYPRYKDSLAARNEAARQLSHTVVKAPFTGIVTNVPSLQPGQYLAASATAFNIVSTDHVWVQASPKETELTYVKPGQKATIDVDTYPGKRWVGTVDSISPASASSFSLLPAENTSGNWVKVVQRIPMRIRVDNTPGKPSLRVGMSVELNVDTGHERGLPSFITDLLGFAEAAND, from the coding sequence ATGGTTAGTACCGGCCAAGCGAGTCCGAAACGGCACGGCGCCGAAAAGCCTGTCCCCGAAGGCGGTTCACGAGGCACGCAGGACAAGGTCCATCCCTTGATGCGCCATCCGCCGGAGGCACGGGACTCTCCAGATACTGACGCGGCTGCCGAGCCGGCCGCGAAAGAGCGGCTGAGTGGGCGCGAGTGGTCAGGGGAACCTCATCAGTTGCCTGCGTCGCTCGTCCCGAAAAGATCCCGCAAGCGGATTGTGATCTTTGCGCTGTTGCCGGTGGCACTGATCGCCGGGGGCTATCTCTACGTGACGGGCGGCGCCGTCATGTCGACCGACAATGCCTATGTCCAGGCCGACACGGTCGGGCTATCGACCGACGTTTCCGGAATTGTCACAGAGGTGCTCGTTCACGACAATCAGACGGTTGCCAAGGGCGACGTGCTGTTCAAGCTCGACGATCTGCCGTTCCGGTTAGCGCTGGACCGCGCTGAAGCCCAGATCGGTACCACGCGCAACGATCTCCTTGCCCTGCAGGCGAGCTATCGGAACATGCAGACCCAGGTCGAGCAGGCCAGGATCGACGTCGATTACCACAACGTCAACTTCAAGCGCCAGCAGCAATTGATCACCAACGACTTCACGCCACGGGCGACGTTTGACGCGGCGCGCAATACGCTGCAAGCATCGCAACAGAAGCTTGCCTCGCTCGAAGCGCGGCTTGCCGGCATCGCCGCAAACCTGAACGGCAATCCGGATGCGCCGATCGAGGATTATCCGCGTTACAAGGATTCGCTGGCTGCGCGCAACGAGGCCGCGCGTCAACTCTCCCACACCGTTGTCAAGGCACCCTTCACCGGCATCGTAACCAACGTGCCATCGCTGCAGCCCGGCCAATATCTCGCCGCTTCCGCGACGGCTTTCAACATCGTTTCGACCGATCATGTCTGGGTCCAGGCCAGTCCGAAGGAGACCGAGCTGACTTATGTCAAGCCCGGCCAAAAGGCGACGATCGATGTCGACACCTATCCTGGCAAGCGTTGGGTCGGCACGGTTGACAGCATCAGCCCCGCGTCGGCATCGAGCTTCTCACTGCTGCCCGCCGAAAACACAAGCGGCAACTGGGTCAAGGTGGTCCAACGCATTCCGATGCGCATCCGGGTCGACAACACACCGGGCAAGCCTTCGTTAAGGGTTGGCATGAGCGTCGAGCTGAATGTCGACACCGGACACGAGCGCGGACTGCCCAGCTTCATCACCGACCTGCTCGGATTCGCGGAAGCCGCAAATGACTGA
- a CDS encoding isoprenylcysteine carboxylmethyltransferase family protein: MSAAVAILALVTLQRVGELVLARYNTGRLLARGAIEMAAGHYPLVVALHAAWLIALWVCGRNQPVNLFAVGIFIVLEGLRFWVIATLGPRWTTRIIVVPGEPLISAGPYRYSSHPNYAVVAAEIAVLPLALHLPLMAVIFTILNAVVLAIRMRAEARALLVVHERPSRAVP, encoded by the coding sequence GTGAGCGCTGCCGTCGCCATTCTAGCCTTGGTCACGCTGCAGCGGGTCGGTGAGCTTGTTCTGGCCCGCTACAATACAGGCAGGCTTTTGGCGCGCGGCGCCATCGAGATGGCGGCCGGCCATTATCCGCTGGTAGTGGCGCTACACGCGGCTTGGCTGATTGCATTGTGGGTGTGTGGGCGCAATCAGCCAGTCAACCTCTTCGCGGTCGGAATATTCATCGTTCTGGAGGGTCTGCGCTTCTGGGTGATCGCAACACTTGGCCCAAGATGGACGACGCGCATCATCGTGGTGCCCGGCGAACCATTGATCTCGGCTGGTCCCTATCGATATTCTTCACATCCAAATTATGCCGTGGTCGCAGCAGAGATCGCCGTTCTCCCTCTGGCGCTACACCTGCCGTTGATGGCAGTGATCTTCACGATCCTTAATGCCGTCGTGCTTGCCATTCGCATGCGCGCTGAAGCACGAGCGCTCTTGGTGGTGCACGAGCGGCCATCTCGCGCCGTCCCATGA
- a CDS encoding amidohydrolase family protein has translation MPARPSAAAPIPTLIDTHNHFFPPAYQKAWLDWEDAHKVPHFPSQVAWTKSKAIEAMDENGIQTAVLSIASTPGVWFDLNAEQASQMARDCNGYGAEWMREKPGRFGLFATLSMIDIDRTLKEIEYALDTLKADGVGLQSNYGDRWLGDSKYMPVFDELNRRGAVVYVHPLVANCCGTLNVGTFPAVIEVPHDTTRCVTSLLLSGGLARWRGIQWLFSHAGGTIPMMAGRLDAFYGQRPNLKEFAPEGVMGELRRLNYDTANAISAPTMAALTRLVPGSHITYGTDYPYFGLGQFKALQEADLSAAELEAISGGNAKRLIPRLRSWKAGPRSRGSLRPIRVF, from the coding sequence TTGCCGGCGAGGCCATCAGCAGCCGCGCCGATCCCAACACTGATCGACACCCATAACCACTTCTTTCCCCCGGCCTACCAGAAAGCGTGGCTCGATTGGGAAGATGCACACAAGGTTCCGCACTTCCCCTCTCAGGTTGCTTGGACCAAAAGCAAGGCGATCGAAGCGATGGACGAGAATGGCATCCAAACCGCGGTGTTGTCGATCGCATCAACCCCGGGGGTCTGGTTCGATCTCAATGCCGAGCAGGCCAGCCAAATGGCGCGTGACTGCAATGGCTATGGCGCCGAATGGATGCGCGAGAAGCCCGGCCGCTTTGGCCTGTTCGCGACGCTGTCGATGATCGACATCGATCGAACGCTCAAGGAAATCGAATATGCGCTCGACACGTTGAAAGCGGACGGCGTAGGCCTGCAGTCGAACTACGGTGACAGGTGGCTCGGCGATAGCAAGTACATGCCGGTGTTCGATGAGCTTAATCGGCGCGGCGCCGTCGTATACGTGCATCCGCTCGTTGCCAATTGTTGTGGCACCCTCAACGTCGGTACGTTTCCTGCGGTCATTGAAGTTCCGCATGACACGACGCGATGCGTCACCAGCCTGCTGCTCTCTGGCGGTCTTGCACGCTGGCGTGGAATTCAATGGCTGTTCTCGCACGCCGGCGGGACAATTCCGATGATGGCCGGCCGGCTTGACGCCTTCTACGGACAGCGCCCGAATTTGAAGGAGTTTGCACCCGAGGGCGTCATGGGCGAACTACGAAGGCTGAACTACGATACAGCGAACGCGATCAGTGCACCCACAATGGCGGCGCTGACTAGGCTCGTGCCCGGGTCGCACATCACCTACGGTACCGATTATCCCTATTTCGGCTTGGGTCAGTTCAAGGCCTTGCAAGAAGCAGATTTGTCCGCCGCAGAATTGGAGGCCATCAGCGGCGGCAATGCCAAGCGGCTCATCCCGCGACTTCGAAGCTGGAAAGCAGGGCCGAGGTCGCGGGGTTCCCTGCGCCCAATCCGCGTTTTCTGA
- a CDS encoding alpha/beta hydrolase yields MVAAGAASTLVQGAAAAAQPAPKARNIVLVHGLFADGSSWSEVLARLQAAGLNATAVQNPLTTLPDAVASAQRVLARQDGPTVLVGHSFSGMIVTEAGMHPNVSALVYVAARAPDADEDYTALAKTFPTPPASAGIVFDGDEGRLTEAAFLRDFAGDLPEAEAKVLCAVQQPFHKALLTGRTTQAAWRSKPSFYAVSTEDRTINPDLERFMAKRMGAKTIEVKASHLSLISHPDEISRLILEATGGQPA; encoded by the coding sequence ATGGTGGCTGCCGGGGCGGCAAGCACTCTTGTCCAGGGCGCCGCAGCAGCAGCGCAGCCCGCGCCGAAGGCCCGAAACATCGTCCTTGTGCATGGGCTGTTCGCCGATGGGTCAAGCTGGTCCGAAGTGCTTGCACGATTGCAGGCAGCGGGGCTCAATGCCACGGCCGTGCAAAACCCCCTGACAACGCTGCCTGACGCGGTAGCCTCGGCGCAGCGCGTGCTGGCGCGGCAGGATGGTCCGACGGTGCTGGTTGGTCATTCCTTCTCCGGAATGATCGTCACGGAGGCCGGCATGCATCCAAACGTGTCGGCTCTTGTCTATGTGGCGGCGCGCGCGCCGGATGCGGACGAGGATTACACGGCATTGGCCAAAACGTTTCCAACACCACCGGCGTCCGCCGGCATTGTCTTTGACGGCGATGAAGGACGTCTCACCGAGGCAGCCTTCTTGCGGGATTTCGCAGGCGACCTGCCGGAAGCGGAAGCGAAGGTCCTCTGCGCGGTCCAGCAGCCGTTCCACAAGGCCTTGCTCACGGGCAGGACAACGCAAGCGGCCTGGCGGTCGAAGCCGAGTTTCTATGCCGTGTCGACGGAAGACCGTACAATCAATCCCGATCTCGAACGCTTCATGGCCAAGCGCATGGGTGCCAAGACCATCGAGGTGAAGGCCAGCCATCTCTCGCTGATCTCTCACCCCGACGAGATCAGCCGGTTGATCCTGGAAGCCACCGGCGGACAGCCTGCTTAA
- a CDS encoding MarR family transcriptional regulator: MEVEAPTLSFLLHEVARLLRKRFEQISRESGLTRSQWQALAYLDQNEGINQSALAELLDVEPITLSRILDKLEACELIERHLHPSDRRVRILQLTPAARLKLMQARKLGEIARREALAGLSEADGLRLLETLKVLKFNLTEACCSSVEKQKRASHG; encoded by the coding sequence ATGGAAGTCGAAGCTCCCACCCTTAGTTTTCTGCTGCATGAAGTCGCGCGGCTGCTGAGGAAGAGGTTCGAGCAGATTTCCCGTGAGTCCGGGCTAACGCGATCCCAATGGCAGGCGCTGGCTTATCTTGATCAGAACGAAGGCATCAACCAAAGCGCATTGGCTGAACTCCTCGACGTGGAGCCGATCACGCTTTCGCGCATCCTGGATAAGCTGGAGGCCTGCGAACTGATCGAACGACATTTGCATCCTTCGGACCGGCGGGTCCGGATTCTCCAGCTTACGCCGGCAGCTCGGCTAAAGCTGATGCAGGCGCGCAAGCTCGGCGAGATAGCGCGCCGCGAGGCATTGGCCGGTTTGTCCGAGGCAGACGGCTTGCGCCTGTTGGAGACCCTGAAGGTCTTGAAATTCAACCTCACCGAAGCGTGCTGCTCATCGGTGGAAAAGCAGAAGCGAGCGAGTCATGGTTAG
- a CDS encoding DUF3455 domain-containing protein, translating to MFTRSLFTLVALALFAGSAIAQDIPAKLAPLGKGPLVGKYAAKGDQIYVCSAKGSANEWDFEAPEAELIDAKGRLFAKHYAGPTWEAPDGSKAVGKVLANEPAPKAGAIPWLLLSTQSSGSGSLAARTSSDESTPLGVSGRLARVRRPEHNGVSLTRPTTSFTGDC from the coding sequence ATGTTTACCCGCTCGCTATTCACCCTTGTTGCTCTTGCGCTTTTCGCGGGTTCTGCAATCGCTCAGGATATTCCGGCCAAGCTTGCGCCCCTGGGGAAAGGCCCGCTGGTCGGCAAGTACGCAGCCAAGGGCGATCAGATATACGTCTGCAGCGCAAAAGGGAGCGCAAACGAATGGGATTTCGAGGCCCCTGAGGCCGAGCTTATCGACGCGAAGGGCCGACTGTTCGCCAAGCACTATGCCGGTCCGACCTGGGAAGCTCCAGATGGCTCGAAGGCGGTGGGCAAGGTTTTAGCAAACGAACCCGCTCCGAAGGCGGGCGCGATCCCCTGGCTGCTATTGTCGACGCAATCCTCGGGATCGGGGTCCTTGGCGGCGCGCACTTCGTCCGACGAGTCAACACCTCTGGGGGTGTCGGGCCGACTGGCGCGTGTCCGAAGGCCGGAACATAACGGCGTGTCGCTTACACGGCCGACTACATCTTTTACAGGTGATTGTTGA
- a CDS encoding DUF3455 domain-containing protein codes for MLTRSLSTFAALWLAAVSASAQRIPAKPLPAQPGHLVGKYIARGVQIYVCTVKGGMSEWDFNAPEAELFDAQGAPFAKHYAGPTWEAHDGSRVTGKILASEPAPKTGAIAWLLLSAESSGSGVLAGTRFVQRLNTSGGVGPSGPCPTAGIERRVEYTADYLFYK; via the coding sequence ATGCTCACCCGCTCGCTATCCACCTTTGCTGCCCTTTGGCTTGCTGCGGTTTCCGCGTCAGCTCAGCGGATTCCGGCCAAGCCCCTACCTGCGCAGCCGGGCCATCTTGTCGGCAAGTACATCGCGAGAGGTGTTCAGATATACGTCTGCACCGTCAAAGGGGGCATGAGCGAATGGGATTTCAACGCCCCCGAGGCCGAGCTTTTCGACGCGCAGGGCGCGCCGTTCGCCAAACACTACGCCGGGCCGACTTGGGAAGCTCACGACGGCTCAAGGGTCACCGGCAAGATTTTGGCGAGCGAGCCTGCTCCGAAGACGGGCGCAATTGCGTGGTTGCTACTATCGGCAGAATCCTCTGGATCGGGGGTCCTCGCCGGCACGCGTTTCGTCCAACGTCTCAACACCTCGGGCGGAGTTGGCCCTTCCGGTCCGTGTCCGACGGCCGGAATAGAGCGGCGTGTGGAGTACACAGCCGACTACCTCTTTTACAAGTGA
- a CDS encoding DHA2 family efflux MFS transporter permease subunit produces MCLGMFMAILDIQVVATSLPTIQSALGISPDAMSWIQTAYLIAEVIAIPLTGLLTRVLTLRWLFVAAIMLFTVASVGCAFSAGFGMLIAFRVVQGFAGGTLIPAVFSAVFLLFPVRLHSVATTVGGVVAVLAPTVGPVVGGWITQTYSWHWLFLINIVPGLVAPAVTPFLLPRGAIRLADLVNLDGVSLVSMAAGLASLEIGLKNAPRFGWSSPYCAGLFLGGAACIALFVHRTLRAAYPVVEVSSLKERSFAVGCALSFCLGVGLFGSVYLMPVFLAFVRSHNAFEIGFIMLVTGVAQLVTAPFAAALESRVGARWLTGIGFSLFALGLGMSAFQTRLADFDEMFWPQVVRGVAIMFCLLPPTRLALGTLSEAQVPDASGLFNLMRNLGGAIGIALVDTILYGRTIVHADDLRDRLLAGDVTAAQAIGLSPELFASRLPGPPDARTVAFVRPMVEKASLALSTNEAWAFLACVALLGLLLVPFARQRKA; encoded by the coding sequence ATGTGCCTTGGAATGTTCATGGCCATTCTCGATATTCAGGTCGTCGCCACATCGTTGCCGACAATCCAGAGCGCACTTGGAATTTCGCCTGACGCGATGAGCTGGATCCAGACCGCGTACCTGATCGCCGAAGTGATCGCCATACCGCTGACCGGTTTGTTGACGCGTGTGCTGACACTACGTTGGCTGTTCGTCGCAGCCATCATGCTGTTCACGGTCGCTTCGGTGGGCTGCGCCTTCAGCGCCGGGTTCGGGATGTTGATCGCTTTCCGCGTGGTGCAGGGGTTTGCCGGGGGGACGCTGATCCCGGCGGTTTTCTCGGCCGTGTTTCTGCTGTTTCCGGTTCGCCTCCATTCCGTTGCAACAACAGTCGGCGGCGTGGTCGCCGTCCTCGCACCAACGGTTGGACCCGTTGTCGGGGGCTGGATCACACAAACCTATTCATGGCACTGGCTATTCCTGATCAATATCGTTCCCGGGTTGGTCGCGCCAGCAGTGACGCCGTTCCTGCTGCCACGCGGAGCGATCCGTCTCGCCGATCTGGTGAATCTCGACGGCGTTTCGCTTGTCTCGATGGCAGCAGGTCTTGCAAGCCTCGAGATAGGACTTAAAAATGCACCCCGCTTCGGATGGTCATCTCCGTATTGCGCCGGGCTATTTCTCGGCGGCGCCGCCTGCATCGCCCTTTTCGTGCACCGAACATTGCGAGCTGCATATCCAGTCGTGGAGGTTTCTTCCCTGAAAGAGCGCTCGTTCGCGGTCGGTTGCGCGCTGAGCTTCTGTCTCGGTGTCGGCTTGTTTGGATCGGTCTATCTGATGCCGGTCTTCCTGGCGTTTGTCCGCAGCCACAATGCATTCGAAATCGGCTTTATCATGCTGGTGACCGGTGTTGCACAGCTGGTGACAGCTCCTTTCGCAGCTGCACTGGAAAGTCGCGTCGGCGCCCGGTGGCTGACCGGCATAGGCTTCTCGCTGTTTGCGCTAGGCCTTGGAATGAGCGCCTTTCAGACCCGTCTTGCTGATTTCGACGAGATGTTCTGGCCTCAGGTCGTGCGAGGCGTCGCGATCATGTTTTGTCTTCTGCCGCCAACCCGGCTGGCGCTGGGCACATTGTCTGAAGCGCAGGTACCGGACGCGAGCGGCCTGTTCAATCTGATGCGGAATCTTGGCGGCGCGATCGGTATCGCGCTCGTCGATACGATCCTTTACGGGCGAACCATTGTGCATGCGGACGATCTCCGCGACCGCCTGCTTGCAGGTGACGTGACGGCGGCGCAGGCGATCGGACTAAGTCCAGAATTGTTCGCAAGCAGGCTTCCGGGGCCGCCTGATGCGCGTACCGTGGCATTTGTCCGTCCTATGGTTGAGAAGGCTTCCTTGGCTCTGAGCACCAATGAAGCGTGGGCCTTCCTTGCTTGCGTGGCGCTCCTGGGATTGCTGCTCGTGCCATTTGCACGGCAAAGGAAGGCCTGA
- a CDS encoding DHA2 family efflux MFS transporter permease subunit, with amino-acid sequence MTEFTAGEARPINRPAITACVILAVIMQALDTTIANVALPYMQGSVSASADQINWVLTSYIVAAAIMTPPSGFLANKFGRRRVLMAAVTGFVIASVLCGIAQSLVQIVAFRLLQGFFGAALVPVSQSILLDIYTPEERGSAMALFGVSVMVGPVLGPVIGGWLTDHYTWRWVFYINVPLGALAFAGISFFLRETKTSAAAKLDWIGFGSLSITIAAMQVFLDRGAQLDWFSSLEILIEATVAVSAFYLFLVHTFTAKDSFVNPRLFLDRNFTVGMLFIFIVGITYLASLALMTPYLQTLMGYPVVTAGLVMGPRGLGTMVCMFVVGKLMGRIDTRVLLLIGLLLTAWAMYDMTGWTPNVSQWTIAVTGFIQGAGLGFLFVPLTTVTFATLTPEQRADATGLYNLSRNVGSSVGISVVSYLLIRNGQINHAIIGSHVTAVNPGFRRSVIAHAWNPWTASGRAALDQVIQNQASIISYIDDFKLMMILSLCALPLVLLLRRAASEGSGDHAMAME; translated from the coding sequence ATGACTGAGTTCACTGCCGGTGAGGCTCGGCCTATCAACCGGCCCGCCATTACCGCGTGCGTGATCCTCGCCGTGATCATGCAGGCGCTGGACACCACGATCGCCAACGTGGCGCTCCCCTACATGCAGGGAAGCGTTTCGGCCAGCGCAGATCAGATCAACTGGGTGCTGACCTCCTATATTGTGGCGGCAGCGATCATGACGCCGCCGTCCGGGTTCCTCGCCAACAAATTTGGCCGCCGGCGGGTCCTGATGGCGGCGGTTACCGGGTTTGTTATCGCGTCCGTGCTGTGCGGCATCGCACAGTCGCTGGTCCAGATCGTGGCGTTCCGGCTGCTGCAAGGCTTCTTTGGCGCTGCGCTGGTGCCGGTGTCGCAATCGATCCTTCTCGACATCTATACCCCTGAAGAACGGGGATCGGCGATGGCGCTGTTCGGCGTGTCCGTGATGGTCGGGCCGGTGCTCGGTCCGGTGATCGGCGGCTGGCTGACCGATCATTACACCTGGCGCTGGGTCTTTTACATCAACGTGCCGCTTGGTGCCCTCGCCTTTGCCGGCATCTCGTTCTTTCTGCGGGAAACCAAAACCAGCGCGGCCGCCAAGCTCGATTGGATCGGATTTGGTAGCCTGAGCATCACCATCGCCGCCATGCAGGTCTTCCTCGATCGGGGCGCGCAGCTCGACTGGTTTTCCTCGCTCGAGATCCTGATCGAGGCCACCGTCGCCGTATCCGCCTTTTACCTATTTCTCGTTCACACCTTCACGGCCAAGGACTCCTTTGTGAATCCCAGGCTGTTCCTCGACCGCAACTTCACGGTGGGCATGCTGTTCATTTTCATCGTCGGCATCACCTATTTGGCGTCGCTGGCGCTGATGACGCCCTATCTGCAGACGCTGATGGGGTATCCCGTCGTCACGGCCGGGCTCGTCATGGGACCGCGTGGGTTGGGGACGATGGTCTGCATGTTTGTGGTCGGCAAGCTGATGGGGAGGATCGATACCAGGGTGCTTCTTTTGATCGGCCTGCTGCTGACGGCGTGGGCCATGTACGACATGACCGGCTGGACTCCGAACGTTTCGCAATGGACGATCGCGGTGACCGGGTTCATCCAGGGCGCAGGGCTCGGATTTCTTTTTGTCCCGCTCACCACGGTCACCTTTGCCACGCTTACCCCGGAGCAGCGGGCCGACGCAACCGGCCTGTACAACCTCTCACGTAACGTCGGCTCCAGTGTCGGAATCTCCGTCGTTTCGTATCTTTTGATCAGGAATGGCCAAATCAACCACGCCATCATCGGAAGCCATGTCACGGCGGTGAATCCCGGGTTCAGGCGCAGCGTCATCGCGCACGCGTGGAATCCGTGGACCGCCTCGGGCCGGGCCGCCCTCGATCAGGTCATCCAGAACCAAGCCTCCATCATCAGCTACATCGACGACTTCAAACTAATGATGATTCTCTCGCTGTGTGCCCTCCCCCTCGTGCTGTTGCTGCGGCGTGCCGCGTCAGAGGGAAGCGGCGACCATGCGATGGCCATGGAATGA